A genomic region of Eucalyptus grandis isolate ANBG69807.140 chromosome 5, ASM1654582v1, whole genome shotgun sequence contains the following coding sequences:
- the LOC120293633 gene encoding geraniol 8-hydroxylase-like yields MARRHGPVMTLRLGLVTSVVVSSPEAARETLQKHDENFSDRAVPDVITAQPNPEFTLAWVPGDRRWRARRRVCSTQMFTAQRLDALQHLRHQKVHQLVTHIKKSCEPGREVDIGQLAFATTLNLMSSTMFSIDIVDPEFQTAQEFKDLVWRIMEDAGKPNPSDYFPAVRRFDLLGVKRHIQPAYIRLHEIFDEIIDKRLKERATGSSKSGDFLDVLLDQCQEEGSDFTRQSIKPLILDLFIAGSDTSALTTEWAMAELLHNPSLLQRSRDELVTAIGIERPVQESDTRHLPISKQSSRRRSVSTRRRLSSSLTDPRTMQRCAGTSSRRACKSW; encoded by the exons ATGGCCAGGCGCCACGGCCCGGTCATGACCCTACGCCTCGGCTTGGTGACCAGCGTCGTCGTCTCGTCCCCGGAGGCCGCCCGGGAGACCCTCCAGAAGCACGATGAGAACTTCTCCGACCGGGCGGTCCCCGACGTGATCACCGCGCAGCCGAACCCGGAGTTCACCCTCGCATGGGTCCCgggcgaccggcggtggcgggCACGGCGCCGCGTGTGCAGCACCCAGATGTTCACCGCCCAGCGCCTGGACGCCCTCCAGCACCTGCGCCACCAGAAGGTCCACCAACTCGTCACCCACATCAAGAAATCCTGCGAGCCGGGCAGAGAGGTCGACATAGGCCAATTGGCCTTCGCCACGACTTTGAACCTCATGTCGAGCACCATGTTCTCGATTGACATCGTCGACCCGGAATTCCAAACGGCTCAGGAGTTCAAGGACCTGGTGTGGAGGATCATGGAGGATGCCGGGAAGCCGAACCCGTCTGACTATTTCCCTGCGGTCCGGCGGTTCGATCTGCTAGGCGTAAAGCGACACATCCAGCCGGCCTACATAAGGTTGCACGAGATATTCGACGAGATCATCGACAAGCGTTTGAAAGAAAGGGCAACGGGATCGTCGAAGAGCGGTGATTTCTTGGATGTGCTTCTGGATCAGTGCCAAGAAGAGGGGTCCGATTTTACCCGGCAAAGCATCAAGCCATTGATCCTG GATCTATTCATCGCCGGAAGCGACACATCTGCCCTTACGACGGAATGGGCGATGGCGGAACTCCTCCACAATCCGAGCCTCCTCCAAAGGTCAAGAGACGAGCTTGTCACTGCCATCGGCATCGAGAGGCCGGTTCAAGAATCGGACACTCGCCACCTCCCTATCTCCAAGCAATCGTCAAGGAGACGCTCCGTCTCCACCCGGCGGcgcctctcctcctcccttacAGATCCAAGAACGATGCAGAGGTGTGCGGGTACGTCGTCCCGAAGGGCATGCAAGTCCTGGTGA